The following proteins come from a genomic window of Flavobacteriales bacterium:
- a CDS encoding mechanosensitive ion channel, with protein sequence METITNALSGFLGGAMEGIGQWAPKLLGALIALIIGLWIIRMVMKGVSKLFETKHIDETLRPFLLTLLAFSMKAMLFISIAGVVGIPIAAFSALIAAAGLAIGMALQGSLGHLASGVMLLIFKPFKVGDLIEVDGELGFVQEISVFVTIINTFQNKTAIIPNGTITASKIVNYSKIGNIRADIPFAIRYDADQDKAQEIVMNILKNSDKVLQTPAPSVYITELGDSAVHFVALPYCTVEDYWDVFWGLRGEIKKQLGENGFKAPFQQRVITQA encoded by the coding sequence ATGGAAACTATTACAAATGCACTATCTGGTTTTTTAGGTGGAGCTATGGAAGGAATCGGTCAATGGGCTCCTAAATTATTAGGTGCTTTAATTGCTTTAATCATTGGACTTTGGATCATCAGGATGGTCATGAAAGGAGTTTCAAAATTATTTGAGACCAAACACATTGACGAGACCCTTAGGCCTTTCTTATTAACATTATTGGCTTTCTCTATGAAAGCAATGTTATTTATTTCAATTGCAGGTGTTGTTGGAATACCAATTGCAGCTTTTTCAGCATTAATTGCTGCGGCTGGTTTAGCTATTGGTATGGCATTACAAGGCTCTTTAGGACATTTAGCTTCTGGCGTAATGTTATTAATCTTTAAACCTTTTAAAGTTGGCGATTTAATTGAAGTTGATGGAGAACTTGGTTTTGTTCAGGAAATCTCAGTTTTTGTAACAATCATCAACACTTTCCAAAATAAAACTGCCATTATTCCTAATGGAACAATTACTGCATCAAAAATTGTCAATTATTCTAAAATTGGAAACATTAGAGCTGACATTCCCTTTGCTATTCGCTACGACGCTGACCAAGACAAGGCTCAGGAAATTGTCATGAATATTTTAAAGAATTCGGACAAAGTATTGCAAACACCAGCTCCATCTGTTTATATAACAGAATTAGGTGATAGCGCTGTACACTTTGTTGCGTTACCATACTGTACAGTAGAAGACTACTGGGATGTATTTTGGGGGTTAAGAGGAGAAATCAAAAAACAATTAGGAGAGAATGGCTTTAAAGCTCCATTCCAACAACGTGTAATTACACAAGCTTAA
- a CDS encoding OmpA family protein, with protein MKRIVKSTLLIAGAALVFGSCATLAKQHRKGQSVTLDPEQKGALVFVNGEYKGKSPVVLEVKPKEKYEVTYLKKTYLSKTFNVESKVLKKWVVRDLFLGAGIGAPITFFVDHVTGAWKGVDDRTIPKSLTHWSKVENPADYLNQLFQIEDLYFETGSAKIKTASYTNLDKLAGILNTYKEIKLGIHGHTDKTGSADLNQKLSNDRANSVKEYLISKGVATERLAPEGHGPSLPVINEDNEEAYKYNRRVEFEYKL; from the coding sequence ATGAAAAGAATAGTCAAAAGTACTTTGTTAATCGCTGGAGCGGCTTTAGTTTTTGGAAGTTGTGCAACATTAGCTAAACAACACCGCAAAGGGCAATCTGTAACTTTAGATCCTGAGCAAAAAGGAGCATTAGTTTTTGTAAATGGTGAATACAAAGGAAAATCTCCTGTAGTTTTAGAGGTAAAGCCAAAAGAGAAGTATGAAGTAACTTATTTAAAGAAAACTTACCTTTCTAAGACATTTAATGTTGAAAGTAAAGTTCTAAAAAAATGGGTAGTAAGAGATTTATTCTTAGGAGCAGGAATTGGTGCACCTATAACTTTCTTTGTAGATCATGTAACTGGAGCTTGGAAAGGTGTTGACGACAGAACGATTCCAAAATCGTTAACGCACTGGAGTAAAGTAGAAAACCCAGCTGATTACTTAAACCAACTGTTCCAAATTGAAGATTTATATTTTGAAACAGGAAGCGCAAAAATTAAAACAGCTTCTTATACGAACTTAGATAAGTTAGCTGGTATTCTAAATACTTACAAAGAAATCAAGTTAGGAATTCACGGACATACTGATAAAACAGGAAGTGCTGACCTAAACCAAAAACTATCGAACGATAGAGCAAACTCTGTAAAAGAATACTTAATTAGTAAAGGTGTAGCTACAGAGCGTTTAGCTCCAGAAGGACACGGACCTAGCTTACCAGTAATTAATGAAGATAATGAAGAAGCATACAAATACAACAGAAGAGTTGAATTTGAATACAAACTTTAA
- a CDS encoding OmpA family protein, with translation MNKTIIYATITIGTLYTSCASMAKKELTQKVDFNLQQDSCHVLVDGKYIGKSPISYDLDITKEHAVTYAKLSYLPRTFKIESKRNNKWVVKDLFAGALIFSPLTLSKDSKTKAWNELDTSNMPTELVHWEEALPPTDYLNTLFQIEDLYFETASYRISSKHYKNIDKLISIFKKYPDVKVVIHGHSDKKGNEANNNSLSVKRAEAVKKHLINQGIQSERIITVGHGSSQPVYNDTDQSLFYQNRRVEFEYVL, from the coding sequence ATGAATAAAACAATCATTTATGCAACGATAACTATTGGAACACTTTACACCAGTTGTGCTTCGATGGCTAAAAAAGAGTTAACCCAAAAAGTAGACTTTAACTTACAACAAGATAGTTGCCACGTTTTGGTTGATGGAAAATACATTGGTAAATCTCCAATATCTTACGACTTAGATATAACAAAAGAGCACGCAGTAACTTATGCCAAGCTTTCTTATTTACCACGAACATTTAAAATAGAAAGTAAGCGAAACAACAAATGGGTGGTTAAAGATCTTTTTGCTGGTGCTTTGATTTTTTCTCCGCTAACACTTTCGAAAGACAGTAAAACAAAAGCTTGGAATGAATTAGATACGAGTAATATGCCTACTGAATTGGTTCATTGGGAAGAAGCTTTGCCTCCAACAGATTACCTCAACACGTTATTTCAAATAGAAGATTTATACTTTGAAACAGCGAGTTATAGAATTTCAAGCAAGCACTATAAAAACATTGATAAACTAATTTCCATTTTTAAAAAATATCCTGATGTAAAAGTTGTCATTCATGGCCACAGTGATAAAAAGGGAAATGAAGCCAACAACAACTCATTATCCGTCAAAAGAGCTGAAGCTGTTAAAAAGCACCTCATTAATCAAGGGATTCAATCAGAACGTATTATTACAGTTGGACATGGATCTTCACAGCCTGTATATAATGATACAGATCAAAGTTTATTTTATCAAAATAGAAGAGTTGAATTTGAGTATGTACTTTAA
- a CDS encoding deoxynucleoside kinase yields MHIAIAGNIGAGKTTLTNLLAKHYNWKPHFEDVEENPYLLDFYDEMQRWSFNLQVYYLNSRFTQIQDIKQSSETIIQDRTIYEDAFIFAPNLHAMGLMTTRDFENYFSLFNLLESFISAPDLLIYLRAGVPKLVQNIQSRGRDYEESIRIDYLKRLNERYEAWISTYDKGKLLIIDVEENNFRDNPEDLGNIIQAIDAELHGLF; encoded by the coding sequence ATGCATATTGCTATTGCTGGAAATATAGGAGCTGGAAAGACAACATTAACCAATCTTTTGGCAAAACATTATAATTGGAAACCTCACTTTGAAGATGTTGAGGAGAATCCTTATTTATTGGATTTTTATGATGAAATGCAACGTTGGTCTTTTAACCTGCAAGTATATTACTTAAATAGTCGATTTACTCAAATTCAAGATATTAAGCAAAGTTCTGAAACAATTATACAGGATAGAACCATTTATGAGGATGCTTTTATTTTTGCTCCTAACTTACATGCGATGGGATTGATGACTACGAGAGATTTTGAGAATTATTTCTCATTATTTAACTTGTTAGAGTCATTTATATCTGCACCAGATTTATTAATTTATTTAAGAGCTGGAGTGCCTAAGTTGGTTCAAAATATCCAAAGTAGAGGGAGAGATTATGAAGAAAGTATTCGTATCGATTATTTGAAACGTTTAAATGAACGTTATGAGGCTTGGATTTCAACTTATGATAAAGGTAAGTTATTGATTATAGATGTTGAAGAAAACAACTTTAGAGATAACCCAGAGGATTTAGGAAACATTATTCAAGCGATTGATGCTGAGTTACACGGTTTATTCTAA
- a CDS encoding pyruvate dehydrogenase complex E1 component subunit beta, giving the protein MFVNLKRNNYMKEIQFREALREGMSEEMRRDENVFLMGEEVAEYNGAYKVSQGMLDEFGPKRVIDTPIAELGFAGIAVGASMNGLRPIVEFMTWNFAILAADQIINSAAKMLQMSGGQYSCPIVFRGGNGTAGQLAATHSQSFESFYAHVPGLKVVTPSNPYDAKGLMKSAIRDNDPVLIMESEKMYGDKGEVPENEYLIPIGKAAVKRKGSDVTIVSFGKVIKVAYEAAEVLAKDGIECEIIDLRTIRPIDYPTIIESVKKTNRCVVLEESWPIASMSSELAYHIQRYAFDYLDAPVHRVTQTDTPFAFAQPLIDEALPNIKKLIEAIKSTLYVS; this is encoded by the coding sequence ATTTTTGTTAACCTAAAACGCAACAATTACATGAAAGAAATTCAATTCAGAGAAGCCCTAAGAGAAGGGATGAGCGAAGAAATGAGAAGAGACGAAAATGTCTTTTTAATGGGAGAGGAAGTAGCAGAATACAATGGTGCTTATAAAGTTTCCCAGGGAATGTTAGATGAATTTGGTCCTAAAAGAGTTATAGATACTCCTATTGCTGAGCTTGGTTTTGCTGGTATTGCTGTTGGAGCTTCTATGAATGGGTTAAGGCCAATTGTTGAGTTCATGACATGGAACTTTGCTATTCTTGCAGCAGATCAAATTATTAACAGTGCAGCGAAAATGTTGCAAATGAGCGGAGGACAATATAGCTGTCCTATCGTCTTCAGAGGAGGTAATGGTACTGCTGGACAATTAGCAGCAACGCATTCACAAAGTTTTGAATCATTTTATGCGCATGTACCAGGACTAAAAGTGGTAACTCCATCCAATCCTTATGATGCTAAAGGGTTAATGAAATCTGCCATTAGAGATAATGATCCTGTATTAATCATGGAGTCAGAAAAAATGTATGGAGATAAAGGAGAGGTTCCAGAGAATGAATACCTTATTCCTATCGGAAAAGCTGCGGTAAAACGTAAAGGTTCAGATGTTACTATCGTCTCTTTTGGTAAGGTTATCAAAGTTGCTTACGAAGCTGCGGAGGTATTAGCTAAAGACGGTATTGAGTGCGAAATTATAGATTTGAGAACTATTCGCCCAATTGATTATCCAACAATCATAGAGTCTGTTAAGAAAACAAACCGTTGTGTAGTGTTGGAAGAAAGCTGGCCAATTGCTTCAATGTCAAGTGAATTAGCATACCATATCCAACGTTATGCTTTCGATTATTTAGATGCGCCTGTACATAGAGTTACACAAACAGATACTCCATTTGCTTTTGCTCAACCTTTAATTGATGAAGCATTACCAAATATTAAAAAGTTAATTGAAGCGATAAAAAGTACGCTTTACGTTAGCTAA
- a CDS encoding electron transfer flavoprotein subunit beta/FixA family protein, whose amino-acid sequence MKLLVCISKAPDTTSKIAFTDGDTKFDENGVQYIVNPYDEWYALVRALELVEANGGTVTTITVGTAADDPTIRKALAIGANDAVRIDAEPTDSYFVAKQIADYAKDNGFDIVLTGKETINYNGAQLGGMIAEFLNQPYVSLAEKLDVAGNVATLERDVAGGSEVIEVNTPFVLSAAKGMAEQRIPNMRGIMAARTKPLNVVAPSGSEALTEVVSYELPPAKSACKYIDADNMDELVDLLHNEAKVL is encoded by the coding sequence ATGAAATTATTAGTTTGTATCAGTAAAGCACCAGATACTACATCTAAGATTGCATTTACTGATGGAGACACCAAGTTTGATGAAAACGGTGTTCAATACATTGTAAATCCTTATGATGAGTGGTATGCATTAGTTAGAGCTTTAGAATTAGTTGAAGCTAACGGAGGTACAGTAACAACCATCACTGTAGGTACAGCAGCTGATGATCCAACAATAAGAAAAGCATTAGCAATTGGAGCAAATGATGCAGTAAGAATTGATGCAGAACCAACAGATTCTTACTTTGTTGCAAAACAAATTGCTGATTATGCAAAAGACAATGGGTTTGACATTGTTTTAACAGGAAAAGAAACTATTAACTACAATGGAGCTCAATTAGGAGGAATGATTGCTGAGTTTTTAAATCAGCCTTACGTTTCTTTAGCTGAAAAATTAGATGTTGCTGGGAATGTTGCTACTTTAGAAAGAGATGTTGCTGGAGGATCAGAAGTTATTGAAGTGAACACTCCATTTGTATTGAGTGCTGCTAAAGGTATGGCTGAACAAAGAATTCCTAACATGAGAGGAATTATGGCAGCTAGAACTAAGCCTTTAAATGTCGTTGCTCCATCAGGTTCTGAAGCACTTACAGAAGTTGTTTCATACGAACTACCACCAGCTAAATCAGCTTGTAAGTATATCGATGCAGACAACATGGACGAATTAGTAGATTTATTACATAACGAAGCAAAAGTTTTATAA
- a CDS encoding electron transfer flavoprotein subunit alpha/FixB family protein, with the protein MSVIVFVESKNGNVSKAGLEAVSYGSKIGDVTAVTYGDVDASVLGEYGAKKVLVHKGLSVANDQQATKLVAAAVAETGAEVVIFSQDQTGKAIAPRVAAALNAGHASGAIDYPKTDAGFVVKTNVFSGKAFANVKINSDKKVVSLLPNSFSPEKVGGSAEISEVSYDLGTAGITVKELKSQGEGVPLPEAELVVSAGRGLKGPENWGMVEDLAETLGATTACSRPVADIGWRPHHEHVGQTGLAIRPNLYIAAGISGAIQHLAGVNGSKTIVVINTDSEAPFFKAADYGIVGDAFEVLPKLNEAIKKFKAAQ; encoded by the coding sequence ATGTCAGTAATAGTATTTGTAGAATCAAAAAATGGAAACGTTTCTAAAGCAGGTTTAGAAGCTGTTTCTTATGGAAGTAAAATTGGAGATGTTACTGCTGTAACTTATGGAGATGTTGATGCTTCTGTATTAGGAGAATATGGTGCTAAAAAAGTTTTAGTACATAAAGGATTGAGCGTTGCAAACGACCAACAAGCCACAAAATTAGTTGCTGCAGCTGTAGCCGAAACTGGAGCTGAAGTGGTAATCTTCTCTCAAGATCAAACAGGAAAAGCTATTGCACCAAGAGTTGCTGCTGCATTAAATGCAGGACATGCTTCTGGAGCTATAGATTACCCTAAAACTGACGCAGGTTTTGTTGTAAAAACAAATGTATTTTCAGGAAAAGCATTTGCTAACGTAAAAATCAACTCAGATAAAAAAGTTGTTTCTTTATTACCCAACTCTTTTTCACCAGAAAAAGTTGGAGGAAGTGCTGAAATTTCTGAAGTTTCATACGATTTAGGAACTGCAGGAATCACAGTAAAAGAATTAAAATCTCAAGGAGAAGGTGTTCCATTACCAGAAGCTGAATTAGTTGTTTCTGCTGGTAGAGGATTAAAAGGACCTGAAAACTGGGGAATGGTTGAAGATTTAGCTGAAACCTTAGGAGCAACAACTGCTTGTTCTAGACCAGTTGCTGATATTGGTTGGAGACCTCACCACGAACATGTTGGGCAAACAGGTTTGGCAATTCGTCCTAACTTATATATTGCTGCTGGTATTTCTGGTGCTATTCAGCACTTAGCAGGTGTAAATGGTAGTAAAACTATTGTGGTAATTAACACTGATAGTGAAGCTCCTTTCTTTAAAGCTGCTGACTATGGAATTGTTGGAGATGCTTTTGAGGTATTACCAAAGTTAAATGAAGCGATCAAAAAGTTTAAAGCTGCTCAATAA
- a CDS encoding DUF151 domain-containing protein — MEKVKLNIVGLSYSQTQSGAYALVLGEEKGKRRLPIIIGGFEAQAIAIELEKMAPSRPLTHDLFKNFAEQFDIHINEIIIYNLVEGIFFAKLICEQNGKEIELDSRTSDAIALAVRFNSPIYTYEFVLKTAGIVLEDDNYSDDSENEELVLEEESPNETIETLSTEELNTQLNDAIEQEDYETASRIRDEINKRENK; from the coding sequence ATGGAAAAAGTAAAATTAAATATCGTTGGGCTATCTTATAGTCAAACACAATCTGGAGCTTATGCGCTCGTTTTAGGTGAGGAAAAAGGAAAAAGGAGATTACCCATTATTATCGGAGGGTTTGAAGCTCAAGCCATAGCTATTGAGCTAGAAAAAATGGCTCCAAGTCGTCCGTTAACACACGATTTATTTAAAAATTTTGCAGAACAATTTGATATTCATATCAATGAGATTATTATTTATAATTTAGTTGAAGGCATTTTCTTTGCAAAACTCATTTGTGAACAAAATGGAAAAGAAATAGAGTTAGACTCTAGAACTTCAGATGCCATTGCTCTAGCTGTTCGTTTTAACTCCCCTATTTACACTTATGAATTTGTATTAAAAACAGCTGGTATTGTTCTAGAAGATGACAATTATTCTGATGACTCTGAAAATGAAGAACTTGTTTTAGAAGAGGAAAGTCCTAACGAGACTATAGAGACATTATCTACTGAAGAGTTAAACACCCAACTAAACGATGCTATTGAACAAGAAGATTACGAAACAGCATCTAGAATTAGAGACGAAATAAATAAGAGAGAGAACAAATAA
- a CDS encoding Na+ dependent nucleoside transporter, translating into MKYLYQSLLVLIFLIISVPLSFSQSLKERIVAEWKLAETVYTDATHTPFDTNSYFLKINANGSYAFNLGEDPTDTTKGTWELTNETLTLYPLADNFSIKVDSAFIELDSSNREIKFYADGNHFMSNKNGQLEQKVALLNFEITESSEGQLHLKSGEETSVFHIKKSKPQAEPSFTFSSIIRGLIGMFFLVLIAWLFSTNRGAIDWRLVGTGLLFQLIIAVLVLKVGWIEYGFERVSKGFVGLIEYTNYGVDFLFGQFGIGKIQSPLLNFAFKILPTIIFFSALMSLLYYWGILQKIVYVFAWVMKKIMRLSGAESLAAAGNVFLGQTESPLLVKPYLGKMTKSEIMCLMTGGMATIAGGVLASYIGFLGGDDPEQRVFFAKHLLTASIISAPAAIVAAKILVPETEQINTDLSISKDKIGTNALEAISNGTSDGLKLAVNVGAMLLVFISLMALGNGILGWIGGFGGINDWIAANTQYSVLSFELILGYIGRPIVWVMGIDWSESIYVGELLGTKTVVNEFVGYIKLGEMKNAGVLSEKSVIMSTYMLCGFANFASIGIQIGGIGALIPSKKGLLSQLGMRSLVGGTVACLLTAVVVGMMY; encoded by the coding sequence ATGAAGTACCTATATCAATCATTACTTGTTTTAATCTTTTTAATTATTAGTGTCCCCCTCTCTTTTAGTCAAAGTCTAAAAGAGCGTATTGTTGCTGAGTGGAAATTAGCCGAGACCGTCTATACAGATGCTACACACACTCCTTTTGATACCAACAGCTATTTTTTAAAAATAAATGCTAATGGTAGTTACGCTTTTAATTTAGGAGAAGATCCTACAGACACTACCAAAGGAACTTGGGAATTAACCAATGAGACATTAACACTATACCCACTTGCTGATAACTTTTCAATTAAGGTGGATTCAGCCTTTATCGAACTAGATTCTTCGAATAGAGAAATCAAATTTTACGCAGATGGCAATCACTTTATGTCTAATAAAAATGGGCAATTAGAACAAAAAGTTGCGCTATTAAATTTCGAGATCACCGAAAGTAGCGAAGGACAATTACATCTAAAATCTGGTGAAGAGACTTCTGTATTCCATATAAAAAAATCAAAACCTCAAGCTGAACCAAGTTTTACTTTCTCTTCTATTATCAGGGGATTAATTGGGATGTTCTTTTTGGTGCTTATAGCTTGGTTATTTAGTACCAACAGAGGGGCTATTGACTGGAGATTAGTCGGAACTGGACTTTTATTTCAATTAATCATAGCTGTACTTGTTCTAAAAGTTGGTTGGATAGAATACGGTTTTGAAAGAGTTAGTAAAGGCTTTGTTGGTTTAATTGAATATACCAATTATGGCGTTGACTTTTTATTTGGTCAATTTGGCATAGGAAAGATACAGTCTCCGCTTTTAAACTTTGCTTTTAAAATCTTACCAACTATTATCTTTTTCTCAGCATTAATGAGCTTATTATATTACTGGGGAATATTACAAAAAATCGTTTACGTATTTGCTTGGGTCATGAAAAAAATCATGCGCCTTTCAGGTGCAGAAAGTTTAGCTGCAGCAGGTAATGTATTTTTAGGACAAACAGAGTCTCCATTATTAGTCAAACCTTATTTAGGTAAGATGACCAAATCTGAAATTATGTGTTTAATGACCGGAGGAATGGCAACCATTGCTGGAGGGGTACTTGCTTCTTATATTGGTTTTCTTGGAGGGGACGATCCTGAACAACGTGTCTTTTTTGCCAAACACTTATTAACGGCATCCATAATTTCCGCTCCAGCAGCTATTGTAGCCGCCAAAATTTTAGTTCCTGAAACAGAACAAATTAATACAGACCTTTCTATTTCTAAAGATAAAATTGGTACCAATGCATTAGAAGCTATTTCAAATGGTACTTCTGATGGCTTAAAACTAGCAGTCAATGTTGGTGCGATGTTGTTAGTTTTTATTTCCTTAATGGCGCTAGGTAATGGAATTTTAGGATGGATTGGTGGATTTGGAGGAATCAATGATTGGATTGCTGCCAACACACAATATTCAGTACTTTCTTTTGAATTAATTTTAGGATATATAGGAAGACCTATTGTTTGGGTTATGGGAATTGATTGGTCTGAATCTATTTATGTTGGAGAACTATTAGGAACAAAGACAGTTGTTAACGAGTTTGTTGGGTATATCAAACTTGGAGAAATGAAAAACGCTGGTGTATTATCTGAAAAATCAGTAATCATGAGTACTTATATGTTATGTGGCTTTGCCAATTTTGCTTCTATTGGAATTCAAATTGGAGGTATTGGAGCATTGATTCCTAGTAAAAAAGGATTATTATCTCAACTGGGAATGCGTTCTTTGGTTGGCGGAACTGTTGCATGTTTATTAACGGCAGTTGTTGTAGGAATGATGTACTAA
- a CDS encoding aldehyde dehydrogenase family protein, which translates to MSPQSFDYSDLFKLQKQHFQSVLQQERLYARKERLLKIKKWIKKHPDLIKKALYKDFKKSPQEVAISEIKPVIGEINTALKKLRDWHQPQRVGTPLTLIGTRAKIVKEPKGVTLVIAPWNFPFMLAIGPVISAIAAGNTIVLKPSEMTPHTEKLIQQMIEAIFDKKEVAVITGGIEETQALLELPWNHIFFTGSPQVGKIIMQKAAKHLTSVTLELGGRNAAIITKNTNLRATAKKLAWGKFFNNGQSCVSPNYLLIDAEVKEAFINELKYEFVEMYGNYPKEIKANPAIARVVNHKHFQRICKLVDHTLSADGSIVFGNHRDAEENYLSPTILTIKSTDSPIFQEEIFGPVLPILEYRNLDEALKIINAVEPALALYIFSNSKRTQQKIIRNTSAGTTVINDTTIQFAHPNLPFGGIGMSGMGKAHGYFGFLEFTNQRAVLKQRKKLTTSQLIYPKYNAIKNLIIKYITWYE; encoded by the coding sequence ATGAGTCCACAAAGTTTTGATTATTCCGATCTTTTTAAGCTCCAAAAACAGCATTTTCAATCTGTTTTACAACAGGAACGTTTATACGCTAGAAAAGAACGGTTACTGAAAATTAAAAAGTGGATCAAAAAACACCCAGACTTAATTAAAAAAGCGCTTTATAAAGACTTTAAAAAGTCGCCTCAAGAAGTCGCTATATCTGAAATTAAACCTGTAATTGGAGAAATTAATACTGCCTTAAAAAAACTTCGTGATTGGCATCAACCTCAACGCGTAGGAACTCCACTAACGTTAATTGGAACTCGAGCAAAAATTGTTAAAGAACCTAAAGGAGTAACGCTAGTCATCGCGCCATGGAACTTTCCTTTTATGTTGGCCATTGGACCAGTTATCTCAGCAATTGCTGCTGGTAATACTATTGTGCTGAAACCATCAGAAATGACACCTCATACTGAAAAGTTGATCCAGCAAATGATCGAGGCTATTTTTGATAAAAAAGAGGTTGCTGTTATTACTGGAGGAATAGAAGAAACCCAAGCATTATTAGAATTACCTTGGAACCATATTTTCTTTACAGGAAGTCCACAAGTTGGAAAAATCATCATGCAAAAAGCTGCTAAACACCTCACTTCTGTGACATTAGAACTAGGAGGAAGAAATGCAGCAATTATTACCAAAAACACCAACTTAAGAGCTACTGCAAAAAAGCTAGCTTGGGGAAAGTTCTTTAACAATGGACAGTCCTGTGTCTCTCCAAATTATCTATTAATTGATGCAGAAGTAAAAGAAGCTTTTATCAATGAACTTAAGTATGAATTTGTAGAAATGTATGGAAACTACCCCAAAGAAATAAAGGCTAATCCCGCTATAGCAAGAGTAGTTAACCACAAACATTTCCAAAGAATATGTAAGCTTGTAGATCACACACTCTCAGCTGATGGCAGTATTGTTTTTGGAAATCACAGAGATGCAGAGGAAAACTACCTTTCCCCTACTATTTTAACCATCAAATCTACTGATTCTCCCATTTTTCAGGAAGAAATATTTGGACCTGTTTTGCCTATTTTAGAATACAGAAACTTGGATGAAGCTCTAAAAATAATCAATGCAGTAGAACCTGCTTTAGCACTTTATATTTTCTCTAATTCAAAGCGTACACAACAAAAAATTATAAGAAATACTTCCGCAGGAACAACAGTAATTAACGATACCACAATTCAATTTGCTCACCCAAATTTACCTTTTGGAGGTATTGGAATGTCTGGAATGGGAAAAGCTCACGGCTATTTTGGTTTTCTAGAGTTTACCAATCAACGAGCTGTCTTAAAACAAAGAAAGAAATTGACTACCTCACAATTAATCTACCCAAAATATAATGCAATTAAAAACCTAATTATCAAGTATATTACTTGGTATGAGTAA